GAGCGGAATTTATGTGTGGATGTGGCAACTAAAGCTGGTCTTTTACATGATATAGGTCATACTAGCTGGGAAAATCAAGGGGAATGGGATTATGAATCCTATAATTATTTTGATATTCATACTATTAAAGGAGCAGAGAGAGCACATGAACTTTTGATTTTTAAGGGAGAAGATTTAGGGAAGTCACGGGATATTTCTTTAGCTATTCTTTTTCATAGTGCATCTAGTCCTATTAGTGAAAATGTGACCTTAACGCCAATGCAAAAATTAGTCTTTGATGCTGACGATATGGATCATGAGAAGGATGAAGAACGTCATAATTTAGAAATAGATTTTACAGAAGCTTTAGAAAGAGTACGACGATTAGATATATTAGTCTATAAAATGTTAAAAGATTGCAAACGTCAATGTAAGGACTGTGATGGCAGAGTGGGGGAGCTAAGTAATGGGGAGAGCTAAAAGTAGACAGGTTAATCTAGGGGGCATTAAGATTGGTGGTGATGCCCCTATTTCAGTACAATCTATGACTAATACTGATACTAGAGATGTGGCGTCTACTATAGAACAGATTAAACAATTAGAAGAAGCAGGTTGTGAATTAATTAGAGTAGCTATACCTGATATGGAAGCTGCTAATAAAGTAAAAGAGATTAAAGAAAAGATTAGTATTCCGCTAATTGCTGATATTCATTTTAATCATAAATTAGCTTTGCGTGTTCTAGAATTAGGAATTGATGGATTAAGAATTAATCCTGGAAATATTGGTTCAGAAGATAAGGTTAAAGAGTTAACAGAGTTAGCTAATAAAAAAGATGTTCCTATTAGAATTGGAGTTAATGCTGGTTCTTTAGAAAAGGAACTATTGACAAAGTACGGAGCACCAACAGCGGAAGCAATGGTCGAAAGTGCTTTAAAACATGTTCGATTATTAGAGGAGTATGGGTTTGAAGATATTATTATTTCACTTAAGGCTTCAGATGTATTAATGACATTAGAGGCTTATGAATTAATAGCTAAAAAGGTGAATTACCCATTACATTTAGGTATTACTGAAGCAGGAACAGAATGGTCAGGTACTATTAAATCAGCAGTTGGAATCGGTAGTATTTTAAGTAGAGGATTAGGTGATACAATCAGAGTTTCATTAACAGGAGATCCTGTTGAAGAAGTTAAAGTAGGTTATGAAATTTTAAAATCTCTTAATCTACGTCAGAAAGGACCAAAAATTATTTCATGTCCTACTTGTGGCCGTTGTGAGATTAATTTAATTGGTGTGGCTAACCAGGTTGAAGAAAAGATCAAAAATTTAGATACTAATATTAAAGTAGCGATTATGGGATGTGTAGTTAATGGTCCTGGTGAAGCTAGAGAAGCAGATATTGGAATTGCTGGAGGTAAAGATGTTGGTTTACTCTTTAAAAGAGGAGAAGTTATTGAGAAAGTACCAGGAGATAAATTAGTTGATACTTTATTAACTGAAATAGAGAACTTATAATGATGATATATTGACAAATACTTACTAATTTGATAAAGTTGAAGTGATAATTAAATATAAAGTTATTGAAATATTAGGGGAGGTTTATTGGTTATGAAGATGTCGAAAGCATATATACCGACTTTGAAAGAAACACCATCAGAAGCAGAAGTAGTTAGTCATAAATTAATGTTAAGAGCAGGCATGATGCGTAAGTTGAGCTCAGGAATTTATACATATTTACCATTAGGACAGAAAGTAATTCAAAAGATAGAAGAGATAGTTAGAGAGGAAATGAATAGAGAAGGAGCTCAAGAACTATTATTACCCGCTTTACAGCCGGCGGAGTTATGGCAGGAATCTGAAAGGTGGAATGATTATGGCCCAGAATTAATGCGGTTACAAGATAGACATGATAGAGATTTCTGTTTAGGGCCAACTCATGAGGAGGTTATCACAGATTTAGTACGAGATGAAGTACGTTCTTATAAAGATTTACCATTAAATTTATACCAAGTTCAGACAAAGTTTAGAGATGAGATTAGACCTCGTTTTGGTGTGTTAAGAGGTAGAGAATTTATTATGAAAGATGGTTATAGTTTTGATGTAGATGAAGCAGGATTAGAAGAAAATTATCAAAAGATGTTTGATGCATATGATAGAATCTTTGATAGATGTGGATTAGACTTTAGACCAGTAGTAGCAGATAATGGAGCTATTGGTGGTAGTGAATCTCATGAATTTATGGTTTTGGCCGATTCAGGAGAAGACACAGTAGTCTTTTGTAGTGAGTGTGATTATGCAGCTAATTTAGAATTAGCAGTCTCAGATGTAAAGTTTGTTATTGGTGATGAAGAAAAAGCTGAGATAGAAAAAGTTGAGACTCCAGGTGTAGACACTATTGAAAGTTTAGCTAAATTTTTAGATTTTCCTGAAAGTAAGTTAATCAAAACTTTAGCTTATCAAACAGAAGATGGTTATGTATTAGCTTTAGTACGAGGAGATTATCAGCTTAATGAGATTAAATTAAGGAATCTATTAGGTGCACCAAACTTAGAGATGGCTGATGGTGAAGAATTATTAGACGATACAGGAGTTGTTACTGGATTTGCTGGTCCAATAGAAACTTCTGGGGAAGTCAAAGTAGTAGCAGACCCATCAGTAATGGAAGTAGTTAATGGAGTTACTGGGGCAAACGAAGCAGATTACCATTATGTAAATGTTAATGCTAAGCGAGATTTTGATGTAGATGAAATAGCTGATATTAGAGAAATTAAAGAAGAAGAGTCTTGTATTTATTGTGGAGGAGACTTAACGTTAACTAAGGGAATTGAAGTAGGACAGGTCTTCAAATTAGGAACTAAATATAGTGAAGCTCTGGGAGCAACTTATTTAGATAATAATGGGAAAGCCCAACCAATGGTAATGGGATGTTACGGTATTGGAATTACCCGTACAGTTGCTGCTGCTATTGAACAGAATCATGATGAATATGGAATTATTTGGCCAGCAGCTATTGCGCCTTATGAAGTTTCATTATTAACATTAGGTGATGGAGAAGTCTTAGAAACTGGGCAAGAATTATATCAAAATTTAAAGTCAGCAGGTATTGATGTATTATTTGATGAACGTAAGGAAAGAGCAGGGGTTAAATTTAATGATGCTGATTTAATTGGAGCATCTGTTAGAATTACTATAGGCTCTCGTTCTTTAGCTGAAGGTAAAGTTGAAGTTAAGGTTAGAAGTACTGGTGATGACTTCAACATTAAGGTTGATAATGTAATAGATAAGGTAGCAGAATTATTAAATGAACTAGATTAAAATAAAATTAAGACTTGGGAGGTTAATTAATGAAGATAGCCGCGATTATCCCGGCTTATAATGAAGAAGAAAGAATTGCCCAAGTAATTAATGTAGTAAAGAATCATGATATAATCACGGAGACTATTGTAGTAAGCGATGGTTCAGAAGATAATACAGCTACAGTAGCACAAAGACAGATGGTAGAAGTAATTGATTTAGAAAAGAATATTGGAAAAGGTGGAGCGATGAAATTAGGCATAGAGGCTACTGATGCCCAAGTAATTCTTTTTTTAGATGCCGATTTAGTAGGATTAACCAAAAGACATATTAATAAATTAATAAACCCGATTATACAAGAAGATATAGATATGACTGTAGGAATTTTTAATCAAGGAAGAGTAGCTACCGATTTAGCACAAAAAATCACTCCATTTTTATCAGGGCAACGAGGTGTTAAACGAAAAGTATTACAAGGTATATCGAATTTAGATATGACTAGATTTGGTGTTGAAGTTGCCCTAACTAAGTATGTAAAAGAGAATGAGGTTGAGATTAAAGAAGTTGTTTTAGAAGATCTAACTCATGTTATGAAAGAGGAGAAACTTGGAATCGTTAAAGGTTTCTTAGCTCGATTAAAGATGTATTGGGAAATAATAAAGAATATTCCTTATCATCGTAGAAAGAATTGATAGATTAGTCCATGTTGTTGCTTTGTTTCACTAAGCAACAACATTTGATTTTAAGGAGTGATTCAAATTTTAAGTCAGACTGAAATATTTTTAAGGCTACTTTTAGCAACATTATTAGGAGGGTTAGTTGGTTGGGAACGAGAGAGCAATTCACGACCAGCAGGTTTTAGAACTAATATTTTAGTATGTATTGGTTCAGCATTAATAATGATTGTTTCTATAAAATTATATGTACTTTTCCAAGCGTCTAGAGCTGCTGATCCTTCTCGAATTGCAGCTCAAGTAGTTAGTGGGATCGGTTTTTTAGGAGCCGGTACAATTATTCGTGAAGGCTTTTCCGTAAAGGGATTAACTACTGCAGCTAGTTTATGGGCAGTAGCTGGTGTCGGTTTAGCTGTAGGAGCAGGCTTTTATTTTAGCTCTATTAGTGGAACTGTATTAATTATTTTAACTTTAAGTATTTTAAATACTGTTGAACATAGTATTGCTCAAAAAAGCGGCTTAAAGAATTTAAGAATTAAAGTCTTTGATCAGCCAGGAGAAGTAGGTAAGCTGGGGTCTGTTTTAGGAGACTATAATATACACATTATTGATGTAAGTATTGATCATATTAGGAATGAACCTAACATTTATGTTAATTTACAAGCTCGAGTCCCTAGTGATGTTAATCAGAATCAAGTAATTCAACATTTGGCTCAAACTAGTGGAGTCATTCAGGTAGAGTGGAAAGATAGCGGAAGTTAAAGGAGTGTTTAAATGATTCGTGTATATATTAAACCTGCTATGAAGAATAAAATCCAGCAAGAATTAATGGCAGAGTTAGCCGAGATAGTAGATAATATTATGCCTGAACTGGTTCAATTCAAGAATATTGTATTAGATTTAGAAGCAAAACGATTGGAAGTTTATGGACAAGCTGAAAGAAGTTTAAAGAGTAAAGATTTAGAGAACATTATCACAAGAGTTATCGAACAAAGAGTTGAATCTTTAACCGATGTAGAATGTCGATTTAATTATTGTCAAATACAGCAAAGTTCAGATCGTTCAGAAAGTAATTTTGAAAGAAGTTTAACAGATAGATTGAAAGAGTCTTGGTCTAAAATAACTACTAAAGTTAGGGAAAAATTTCCTGCAACTAATGGCTGGCTGTTA
This genomic interval from Selenihalanaerobacter shriftii contains the following:
- a CDS encoding HD domain-containing protein, whose product is MLEDHVTLETLITDSVARKHLPKGGLRHAVITAEHAFQLGEERNLCVDVATKAGLLHDIGHTSWENQGEWDYESYNYFDIHTIKGAERAHELLIFKGEDLGKSRDISLAILFHSASSPISENVTLTPMQKLVFDADDMDHEKDEERHNLEIDFTEALERVRRLDILVYKMLKDCKRQCKDCDGRVGELSNGES
- the ispG gene encoding flavodoxin-dependent (E)-4-hydroxy-3-methylbut-2-enyl-diphosphate synthase — encoded protein: MGRAKSRQVNLGGIKIGGDAPISVQSMTNTDTRDVASTIEQIKQLEEAGCELIRVAIPDMEAANKVKEIKEKISIPLIADIHFNHKLALRVLELGIDGLRINPGNIGSEDKVKELTELANKKDVPIRIGVNAGSLEKELLTKYGAPTAEAMVESALKHVRLLEEYGFEDIIISLKASDVLMTLEAYELIAKKVNYPLHLGITEAGTEWSGTIKSAVGIGSILSRGLGDTIRVSLTGDPVEEVKVGYEILKSLNLRQKGPKIISCPTCGRCEINLIGVANQVEEKIKNLDTNIKVAIMGCVVNGPGEAREADIGIAGGKDVGLLFKRGEVIEKVPGDKLVDTLLTEIENL
- a CDS encoding proline--tRNA ligase; the protein is MKMSKAYIPTLKETPSEAEVVSHKLMLRAGMMRKLSSGIYTYLPLGQKVIQKIEEIVREEMNREGAQELLLPALQPAELWQESERWNDYGPELMRLQDRHDRDFCLGPTHEEVITDLVRDEVRSYKDLPLNLYQVQTKFRDEIRPRFGVLRGREFIMKDGYSFDVDEAGLEENYQKMFDAYDRIFDRCGLDFRPVVADNGAIGGSESHEFMVLADSGEDTVVFCSECDYAANLELAVSDVKFVIGDEEKAEIEKVETPGVDTIESLAKFLDFPESKLIKTLAYQTEDGYVLALVRGDYQLNEIKLRNLLGAPNLEMADGEELLDDTGVVTGFAGPIETSGEVKVVADPSVMEVVNGVTGANEADYHYVNVNAKRDFDVDEIADIREIKEEESCIYCGGDLTLTKGIEVGQVFKLGTKYSEALGATYLDNNGKAQPMVMGCYGIGITRTVAAAIEQNHDEYGIIWPAAIAPYEVSLLTLGDGEVLETGQELYQNLKSAGIDVLFDERKERAGVKFNDADLIGASVRITIGSRSLAEGKVEVKVRSTGDDFNIKVDNVIDKVAELLNELD
- a CDS encoding glycosyltransferase family 2 protein — encoded protein: MKIAAIIPAYNEEERIAQVINVVKNHDIITETIVVSDGSEDNTATVAQRQMVEVIDLEKNIGKGGAMKLGIEATDAQVILFLDADLVGLTKRHINKLINPIIQEDIDMTVGIFNQGRVATDLAQKITPFLSGQRGVKRKVLQGISNLDMTRFGVEVALTKYVKENEVEIKEVVLEDLTHVMKEEKLGIVKGFLARLKMYWEIIKNIPYHRRKN
- a CDS encoding MgtC/SapB family protein, yielding MIQILSQTEIFLRLLLATLLGGLVGWERESNSRPAGFRTNILVCIGSALIMIVSIKLYVLFQASRAADPSRIAAQVVSGIGFLGAGTIIREGFSVKGLTTAASLWAVAGVGLAVGAGFYFSSISGTVLIILTLSILNTVEHSIAQKSGLKNLRIKVFDQPGEVGKLGSVLGDYNIHIIDVSIDHIRNEPNIYVNLQARVPSDVNQNQVIQHLAQTSGVIQVEWKDSGS